Proteins co-encoded in one Apium graveolens cultivar Ventura unplaced genomic scaffold, ASM990537v1 ctg6435, whole genome shotgun sequence genomic window:
- the LOC141703285 gene encoding serine/threonine-protein kinase PBL34-like — MPTVRKTNILSQSHQLQPVLHKVVHPLPNLKRNLKLLSRLRKFAFNDLKMATRNFRPDSLLGEGGFGCVFKGWIEENGTAPVKPGTGLTVAAEVSFLGDLIHPNSVKLIGYCIEDDQRLLVYEFMSRGSLENHLFRSMFPSLFCCFVFEIDNYYLL; from the exons ATGCCAACAGTAAGAAAGACCAACATACTATCGCAATCTCATCAACTACAACCAGTACTGCACAAAGTAGTACATCCACTTCCAAACTTGAAGAGGAACTTAAAATTGCTTTCTCGGCTTCGGAAATTTGCATTTAATGATCTTAAGATGGCCACTAGAAATTTTAGGCCTGATAGTCTTCTTGGTGAAGggggatttggttgtgtatttaAGGGGTGGATCGAAGAGAATGGTACAGCACCTGTAAAACCTGGAACTGGTCTTACGGTTGCT GCTGAAGTTAGTTTTCTAGGTGACCTCATTCATCCAAACTCGGTTAAGCTGATTGGTTATTGCATTGAAGATGATCAGCGGTTGCTGGTTTATGAATTCATGTCTCGAGGGAGCCTGGAGAACCACCTTTTTAGGAGTATGTTTCCGTCACTTTTTTGTTGTTTCGTCTTTGAAATTGATAACTATTATCTCTTG